The following proteins are encoded in a genomic region of Haloarcula marina:
- a CDS encoding DUF4129 domain-containing protein, with protein sequence MNVERVVSVAVACLVVVAVGLSASTLDESMSTDPGDAIDPEYDALPIGEEQAGDVEAAAKGLHEQYENQRDGSVRRPERAESGPTSQSQQSQQSSQSSQSSDGQSGADSSETQGQTERPTNPGPDWWAILTGLALVAAVLGLTYRYRRRIVALLGTVVGAERRSGEVSEMVPNPTNGVQRAWVELLRRAGITDPRTRTPRDCARRAVETGFDADAVDRLRHTFEEVQYGQTQPTPEQERRASETLDGLEERE encoded by the coding sequence ATGAACGTTGAACGAGTCGTGTCGGTCGCCGTCGCGTGTCTCGTCGTCGTCGCCGTCGGCCTCTCGGCGTCGACACTCGACGAGTCGATGTCGACCGACCCAGGCGACGCTATCGACCCAGAGTACGACGCCCTCCCCATCGGCGAGGAACAGGCGGGAGACGTCGAGGCGGCGGCGAAGGGCCTCCACGAACAGTACGAGAACCAACGCGACGGGAGCGTCCGGCGACCCGAACGCGCCGAGAGCGGGCCGACTAGCCAGTCCCAACAGTCCCAACAGTCCAGCCAGTCGAGTCAGTCGTCGGACGGACAATCGGGCGCGGACAGTAGCGAGACGCAGGGACAGACCGAGCGGCCGACCAACCCCGGACCGGACTGGTGGGCGATACTCACGGGCCTCGCGCTGGTCGCGGCGGTCCTCGGACTGACGTACCGCTACCGGCGGCGCATCGTCGCGCTCCTCGGCACGGTCGTCGGGGCTGAGCGACGGTCCGGCGAGGTGTCGGAGATGGTCCCGAACCCCACGAACGGCGTTCAGCGGGCGTGGGTGGAACTCCTCCGGCGCGCGGGGATTACCGACCCGCGGACGCGGACGCCGCGGGACTGCGCGCGGCGGGCCGTCGAAACCGGCTTCGACGCCGACGCCGTCGACCGACTCCGCCACACGTTCGAGGAGGTACAGTACGGGCAGACACAACCGACGCCGGAACAGGAGCGACGCGCCAGCGAGACGCTGGACGGGTTAGAGGAGCGCGAATGA
- a CDS encoding sulfatase-like hydrolase/transferase: MKDTVSVGVSSVLRGDLRHPLEWLMRATSARDSHPFVLRGSPTLPSWMAYDGTPTTVRIADGNGRNRYRDVLHLRNGDRLTVDPPQEFDTLGFEVVDPAGVCRLTVSVTFDTDSGTDSKQAMYRPPDDGGPAIVPFQFELPAPTTRATIELTAVAGDSPYDSRLVSLARVLPVQTTQWLKIERDPWLSRPSVNRTPDDRPHVFVVSIDSLRYDYLDALDPLLAALGDRVTVPSEPRVQGTATQQSHGALYTGTHPGIHGITHGTLDENRPTIAELLSDAQYRCSACVSSGNLSPGFGFGRGFYRYDHQEMDWEDRQFDARSIVDTAIEWLETDLAGGHQVFQFLHLFDAHYPYVPPAPFSPDIEADFELVSRTLTLAARLQDTQVEPTTLDQTELQEGDLDRLKRSYWQSLRYVASQLRRFVDELSRAGVLGESLIVVTGDHGEEFFENGYAFHNSLHDENIRPGMVVKTPADSDIAVPETPDIIDLLPTVVRATGGDVPARCPGQPWQETDRETVRITERIIRPVYQLAIEDGEEKAILTYPSNYPDRPTPETADRGPDSVVYYRLSGSESEREERISVPETHDEEWFLGKAEEFLSEHHSGRQGNKGAVSPSVTRRLKDLGYK, encoded by the coding sequence ATGAAAGATACTGTCTCAGTAGGCGTCTCGAGTGTTCTCAGAGGGGATCTCCGCCACCCACTTGAGTGGCTGATGCGTGCCACGTCGGCACGGGACAGCCACCCGTTTGTCCTCCGGGGCTCACCAACCCTTCCATCGTGGATGGCATACGATGGGACACCCACGACCGTCCGGATAGCCGACGGTAATGGACGGAACCGGTATCGGGACGTACTCCACCTTCGGAACGGTGACCGCCTGACGGTTGACCCACCTCAAGAGTTCGATACCCTCGGTTTCGAGGTCGTCGACCCGGCGGGCGTATGCCGGCTGACCGTCTCGGTCACGTTCGACACCGATAGTGGCACAGACTCAAAACAGGCGATGTATCGCCCGCCAGACGACGGCGGACCGGCCATCGTTCCGTTCCAGTTCGAACTGCCGGCTCCGACGACTCGGGCAACCATCGAGTTGACCGCCGTGGCCGGAGACAGTCCCTACGACTCCCGTCTGGTGTCGCTGGCCCGGGTGTTACCGGTGCAAACGACACAGTGGCTCAAGATCGAGCGAGACCCCTGGCTCTCTAGACCCTCAGTCAACAGGACGCCAGACGACAGACCACACGTGTTCGTGGTGTCCATCGACTCACTCCGATACGACTATCTTGACGCACTCGACCCACTACTGGCCGCCCTAGGTGACCGCGTGACGGTGCCCTCAGAGCCGCGTGTCCAGGGAACGGCCACACAGCAGTCCCATGGAGCGCTATACACCGGGACACATCCCGGTATACACGGTATCACCCACGGGACGTTGGACGAAAATCGGCCGACGATAGCAGAGTTGCTAAGCGACGCCCAGTACCGGTGCTCTGCGTGTGTCAGCAGCGGAAATCTCTCTCCGGGATTTGGGTTCGGCCGTGGCTTCTACAGATACGACCACCAAGAGATGGACTGGGAGGACAGACAGTTCGACGCGAGGTCGATCGTCGATACGGCTATCGAATGGTTGGAGACCGATCTCGCCGGAGGCCATCAGGTGTTCCAGTTCCTGCATCTTTTTGACGCACATTACCCATACGTTCCGCCGGCACCGTTCTCGCCGGATATCGAAGCGGACTTTGAACTGGTCTCGCGGACACTCACTCTGGCGGCCAGGCTACAGGACACCCAAGTCGAACCGACCACACTCGACCAGACAGAGTTGCAAGAGGGCGATCTGGACCGGCTGAAGCGTAGCTACTGGCAGTCGCTACGGTACGTCGCCAGCCAGCTACGGCGGTTCGTCGACGAATTGTCGAGGGCTGGCGTGTTGGGAGAGAGCCTGATCGTCGTCACGGGGGACCACGGCGAGGAATTCTTCGAGAACGGCTACGCGTTCCACAACAGTCTCCACGACGAGAACATCCGGCCGGGTATGGTCGTCAAAACGCCGGCTGACTCCGATATAGCAGTCCCGGAGACCCCGGACATCATAGACCTCTTGCCGACAGTCGTTCGGGCCACTGGCGGCGACGTTCCCGCCAGGTGTCCGGGCCAGCCCTGGCAGGAAACAGACCGTGAGACCGTCCGTATCACGGAACGGATCATCCGTCCGGTGTATCAGCTCGCCATCGAAGACGGCGAAGAGAAAGCGATACTGACCTACCCCTCGAACTATCCGGATCGACCGACACCCGAAACGGCCGATCGTGGGCCCGATAGCGTCGTGTACTACCGCTTGAGCGGGTCGGAATCGGAGCGGGAGGAGCGGATTAGCGTCCCCGAAACCCACGATGAGGAGTGGTTCCTCGGCAAGGCGGAGGAGTTTCTCAGCGAGCACCACAGTGGACGCCAGGGCAACAAAGGAGCGGTCTCTCCGTCGGTGACGCGGCGTCTCAAAGACCTCGGGTACAAGTAG
- a CDS encoding UDP-glucuronic acid decarboxylase family protein, whose amino-acid sequence MARILVTGGAGFLGGYLCEALLSDGHRVICVDNFGSGQYENVEHLRDNDRFEIKELDIRETNSFPDADRIFHLASRASPKDFTEYPVQIALTNTIGTRNVLEHATRCGARVLYASTSEVYGEPEVHPQPETYNGNVNIRGPRGCYDESKRFGETLTVAYEKEYDVDVRTVRIFNTYGPQMRPDDGRVVPTFVTQALQGNDLTVYGDGTQTRSFCYVSDMIAGLRTFMRTDGFQGDVLNMGNDNEISIETLAETIIELTGTESSIQYMPLPDDDPSRRQPDLEKTRYKLDWEPAVSLEEGLRKTLEYYRDS is encoded by the coding sequence ATGGCCCGTATTCTCGTGACAGGTGGTGCAGGGTTTCTCGGTGGATATCTCTGTGAGGCACTCCTTTCGGACGGACATCGCGTAATTTGTGTGGATAACTTCGGCAGTGGTCAGTACGAGAATGTCGAACATTTACGCGACAACGACCGCTTCGAAATAAAGGAACTAGACATCCGGGAGACAAATTCGTTTCCGGACGCCGACAGGATATTCCATCTCGCGTCCAGAGCCTCGCCCAAAGATTTCACGGAGTATCCAGTCCAAATCGCACTCACGAACACAATCGGCACCAGAAACGTCCTTGAACACGCCACAAGGTGTGGCGCACGCGTCCTCTATGCGTCCACAAGTGAGGTGTACGGTGAGCCAGAGGTCCACCCACAGCCCGAAACATACAACGGGAACGTGAATATCCGAGGCCCAAGGGGCTGCTACGACGAGTCAAAGCGATTCGGCGAGACACTGACTGTCGCCTATGAGAAAGAGTACGATGTCGACGTTCGAACTGTTCGGATATTCAATACTTATGGCCCACAGATGCGACCGGACGACGGCCGGGTTGTTCCGACATTCGTGACACAGGCACTCCAGGGGAATGATCTGACTGTGTACGGTGACGGAACGCAGACACGGAGTTTCTGCTACGTCTCGGACATGATTGCTGGCCTGCGAACGTTCATGCGGACCGACGGATTCCAAGGCGACGTACTCAACATGGGTAACGACAACGAAATTAGCATTGAGACATTGGCAGAGACAATAATCGAACTTACCGGTACCGAGAGCTCGATACAGTACATGCCGCTTCCAGACGACGACCCGTCACGGCGGCAACCGGATCTCGAAAAAACGAGATACAAGCTGGACTGGGAACCAGCAGTGTCCCTCGAAGAAGGCCTGCGAAAGACGCTTGAGTACTATCGGGACTCGTGA
- a CDS encoding ABC transporter ATP-binding protein: MHTPPSFRSKLRALFNVVQFRPRTIIVVFSLGVATAFLEGIGIGFIVPVIQTARGDSAGKSRLIEVFRTAYETLGVPFTLETIMLGIGFVMVLRYGSTFLVAWLRAILETTYIRHLQQRGYRAALDAEISYFEEYGSDEMLNAIIKQADYAGSTINQVVRLFELGTMCLMYAALAVVIAPTLAIGSGILFGISTYVFRTRLESGYSAGDRVADGHERIQSVVQAGIQGARDVKTFGLIDELDDRFSNAIDQYTESTITLRRNQNAIASFYQLIGVLTIFSLIYVSLRFTSLSLGSLAVFLFAMFRLIPRVSTLSNTFYKAQGNLPHLVRLQEFTERLEARSERGDGTQTPPETVSGVKFDEVSFTYSDGTQVLDTVSFEFERGDFVAFVGPSGAGKSTIVSLLARLYEPDTGEILVEDRPISEFRIDAWRDHVSIVRQKPFLFSDTLRYNLTIGNRDATEEEIKQACAISNVDEFFPSLPDGLDTELGEDGVRLSGGQRQRVAIARSILEDPDILVLDEATSDLDSISENDVQAGIESMDNNYALVVVAHRLSTVTNADVIHVMEDGKMLESGNHDELMGQDGLYSSLYRHHK, encoded by the coding sequence ATGCACACTCCCCCCTCGTTCCGGAGCAAACTCCGCGCGCTGTTCAATGTCGTTCAATTTCGGCCCCGGACCATCATCGTTGTCTTCAGCCTCGGAGTCGCGACCGCGTTTCTTGAGGGTATCGGAATCGGGTTCATTGTTCCCGTCATCCAGACTGCACGTGGCGATAGTGCGGGTAAGAGCCGTCTAATTGAGGTGTTCAGAACGGCTTACGAGACACTGGGGGTCCCCTTCACGCTTGAGACGATTATGCTTGGTATCGGGTTCGTTATGGTTTTGCGCTACGGGTCGACATTTCTCGTAGCGTGGCTCCGGGCCATTCTTGAAACGACCTACATTCGCCATCTTCAACAGCGGGGCTACCGCGCCGCACTGGATGCCGAAATCAGCTATTTCGAAGAGTACGGGTCCGACGAGATGCTGAACGCGATCATCAAACAGGCGGACTACGCAGGGTCGACGATTAATCAAGTCGTTCGGCTGTTTGAACTCGGGACGATGTGCCTGATGTATGCTGCCCTTGCAGTGGTGATTGCGCCCACTCTGGCGATTGGCTCTGGTATTCTGTTCGGTATCAGCACCTACGTGTTCCGGACACGGCTTGAATCTGGCTACTCCGCCGGTGACCGCGTCGCGGACGGGCATGAGCGGATACAGTCGGTGGTCCAGGCCGGCATCCAAGGCGCGCGCGATGTCAAGACCTTCGGGCTAATTGACGAACTTGATGACCGGTTTTCGAACGCCATTGACCAGTACACCGAGTCTACGATTACACTCCGGCGCAATCAGAACGCGATCGCGAGTTTCTATCAATTGATTGGTGTGCTGACTATTTTCTCGCTGATCTATGTCTCCCTGCGGTTCACGTCGCTGTCGCTGGGGAGTCTCGCTGTGTTCTTGTTCGCGATGTTCCGACTGATTCCCCGGGTCAGCACGCTGAGCAACACGTTTTACAAGGCACAGGGGAACCTCCCCCATCTCGTCCGGTTGCAGGAGTTTACCGAACGATTGGAGGCACGATCGGAGCGGGGTGACGGCACTCAGACACCGCCGGAGACCGTCTCCGGTGTCAAATTCGACGAGGTGTCGTTCACCTATAGCGACGGTACACAGGTCCTCGATACCGTCTCTTTCGAGTTCGAACGCGGCGATTTCGTCGCCTTCGTCGGTCCCTCCGGTGCGGGCAAGTCGACCATCGTCTCCCTGCTTGCCCGACTGTACGAACCTGACACTGGCGAGATTCTGGTGGAGGACAGACCGATCAGCGAGTTTCGGATCGACGCGTGGCGCGACCATGTGTCGATTGTCCGCCAAAAACCATTCCTGTTCAGTGACACGCTCCGGTACAATCTGACGATCGGCAACCGAGATGCGACCGAAGAGGAGATCAAGCAGGCGTGTGCAATCTCGAATGTCGACGAATTCTTCCCGTCTCTCCCCGATGGACTGGACACAGAACTCGGTGAGGACGGCGTCCGCCTCTCCGGCGGCCAGCGCCAGCGCGTGGCGATTGCTCGGTCCATCCTTGAGGACCCGGATATCTTGGTGCTCGACGAGGCGACCAGCGACTTGGACTCCATTTCCGAGAACGATGTCCAAGCCGGTATAGAGTCCATGGACAACAACTACGCGCTCGTCGTTGTCGCCCACCGTCTCTCGACCGTGACGAACGCCGATGTGATCCACGTGATGGAGGACGGGAAGATGCTGGAATCAGGTAACCACGATGAACTCATGGGTCAGGATGGACTGTACTCGTCGCTCTATCGGCACCACAAGTAG
- a CDS encoding glycosyltransferase family 4 protein, which produces MSIRVGIDARFLGRTGIGRYVKNLLQSLPTVVNVVAFVTSETIATAERARPSAETRRVYADPFSPLEQMTLPAQLYRSRIDCFHATQFNIPLIWTGPLVTTIHDCAYDHFPSEFGDRGPLARQYYRSMMARAVRQSDTVVAVSESTKRDLASFYDADPDDVQTVYEGVSPSEFGNSTGQPATVNGAYLLYVGSNRPRKNIENLLQGVSIANEKRAEPIPLVMAGEYNDRFGDLKEVIHRWGLEAVVHRPGYVEDAELARLYAHATAFVFPSLYEGFGLPLLEAMAAGTPVIAADRASIPEVCGEAARYITPTDPNSIADGIIEVTSSERLRAELRRKGYNQVNRFDWATMGNRLSNIYYSAAGSDQGTCYDNDRQ; this is translated from the coding sequence ATGAGTATCCGGGTCGGTATCGACGCACGGTTTCTTGGCCGGACAGGAATCGGACGGTATGTGAAGAACCTGCTGCAGTCGTTGCCGACAGTCGTCAACGTCGTTGCGTTCGTGACTAGTGAGACAATAGCCACGGCTGAGCGCGCCAGACCGTCAGCGGAGACAAGACGTGTGTATGCGGACCCGTTTAGCCCACTCGAACAGATGACGCTGCCGGCACAGTTGTATCGATCACGTATCGACTGTTTTCACGCCACCCAGTTCAACATACCTCTCATCTGGACCGGTCCCCTAGTGACGACGATTCACGACTGTGCGTACGACCACTTTCCATCCGAATTCGGCGATAGAGGGCCCCTAGCCAGACAGTACTACCGGTCGATGATGGCGCGGGCTGTCAGACAGTCTGACACGGTTGTCGCCGTCTCCGAAAGCACGAAGCGAGACCTAGCTTCCTTCTACGATGCCGACCCCGACGACGTTCAGACCGTCTACGAGGGTGTTTCGCCGTCGGAATTCGGCAATTCCACCGGTCAACCGGCAACCGTCAATGGCGCGTATCTACTGTACGTGGGGTCCAACCGACCACGAAAGAACATCGAGAATCTTCTGCAGGGGGTGTCGATAGCGAACGAGAAACGTGCCGAACCGATTCCACTCGTCATGGCCGGAGAATATAATGACAGGTTCGGTGACCTCAAAGAGGTGATCCACCGCTGGGGATTGGAAGCCGTCGTCCACCGTCCGGGCTACGTTGAGGACGCGGAACTTGCTCGGCTCTATGCCCATGCCACTGCATTCGTCTTCCCATCTCTATACGAGGGTTTCGGACTCCCTCTACTGGAAGCGATGGCCGCCGGAACGCCCGTCATCGCGGCGGATAGGGCGTCAATCCCAGAGGTGTGTGGTGAGGCCGCCAGATACATCACACCCACCGACCCAAACAGTATCGCCGACGGAATCATTGAAGTTACCAGTTCCGAGCGGCTCCGGGCGGAGCTGCGTCGGAAAGGTTATAATCAGGTCAATCGGTTCGACTGGGCGACGATGGGAAACAGACTCTCCAACATCTACTACAGCGCGGCCGGCTCGGATCAAGGGACCTGTTACGACAACGACCGCCAATAG